The DNA region GGTAGCAGAGGCCGTAGACCTGTTGCGCATAGGCTGAGCTTCATTGAAATGGTAGTCCCCTATGGGGATCCAAATGAGCCACATTACAGGAAAAATGCTTTTGATGCAGGGGAAGATGGGCTTGGTAAAAATGCACATTCCTTAAAGAAGGTCAGGAAATATGTCATTGGCATTGTACAATTCATTTTCAATTCATTATATTCAGTGAGATGAACTTCGGGATCACATGCGAATGTTTTCTTTGATTGCAGGGTTGTGATTGCTTAGGCTATATTAAGTATTTCGATGCGCATTTTACAAACTTCACAGGTGGTGTTGAGACAATCGAAAATTGTGTCTGCCTACATGAGGAGGATCATGGAATCTTATGGAAGCATCAAGATTGGAGAACAGGTTTAGCTGAAGTACGACGTTCGCGACGGCTAACAGTGTCTTTCATCTGTACTGTCGCAAACTATGAATATGGATTTTACTGGCACTTTTATCAGGTTGGCTACCCTTTCTAAGTAAGAGTTAACTTGTTGGTTCATTGGTTGCATTATATCTTCCCAATGTGATTTACTTGTTTTAACTAAGTTCAGCTGGCAGTGCGTCATTTGTAGCATTATCTCTTTATCATTTGGGCATGCGTTTCCATGTTTTTAAACTGCACACTCATTACTTCAATAAGGGGGGATGCCGCTTTAAATCACATTAGAAGCCCATAGTTCCTTTTTGACCCGGTAAAAAAGGAGAAAATGTGGATCTAGTGTCCATGTTGATTTTGAGATTTGAATATTAAAACATGAATCTCCTATTTCTCACCACAGGATGGGAAAATCGAGGCTGAAGTTAAGCTGACTGGAATTCTCAGCTTAGGTGCCCTTCTACCTGGGGAAGTTCGAAAATATGGGACAACTATTGCACCTGGCTTGTATGCACCTGTACATCAGCACTTCTTTGTGGCTCGCATGGATATGGCTGTTGATTGCAAACCAGGGGAAGCACATAATCAGGTATGTCCTTTGATGCAAGTGATCTTGACTTATGGTTACTAGTACACCCTTGCATTGATGATTGATCTTCCCACAAGCCCTTGGGAATCCTCCCCAACTTGGCTTTCTTTTTTGTGGcttttacttctttatttttgaaGGGAAGGGAGAATTTGGTGCCGTGGGGGCATGTATAAccttaaagattttcttttgtttttctcaaATGCCTTTTCTCCTTCCAGATCTTTCTGATTGCTTCCCCACACCTCTATTATTCAATTCCTATAACATTTCTAAGAACTCTGTACCATTTTGGAAGGCATCGGACCTTTCTGGTTTTATGGGCGCAAATGTCTTGCATTGCTTCAACTTAGATTTCATTTTCAATTCATCTCTTTCTTGCTAAAAACTTTGTTTGTTTCATAGCTATCTGTTTCTTGTTGTTAGACACCTGCTAAAATTGGAAAAATTCTTGGAACATCCAAATTTTGTTGGACTGGAAGAGTGAAACTGTTTGGCTGGTGCTCCTACAACAGAGATTGACGTACCACTTGAACCATTTGAACCATTTCAAATGTTGATGACTGGGaagcacccaagggtgtggcctagtaGTTAATGAAGTGGGGTGAGAACCATGAGGCCTCAGGTTCAATTCTTAGCGGAGacaaaaacactaggtgatttcttcccatctgtccaagccttggtggacGGTGGTCATGGGAGCAGGTTTGAAAAAGGATCTTAGAGTGTCTAGGGTTGGGCCAGGAGGGTCTCTTAAcgccttcttttttcttctcattGGAGTAATTTCACAAAGACTTGCCAGGGTAAGGGGGAACAAGCACACTGTtgttggtgggaggtagcaggtatccggtggaattagtcgaggtgcgtcTAAGCTGGCCTAGACACCACggttatcaaaaataaatattgatGACTGGGAACAGGATTTATGTACGGGATACTGATTTtacttttgaatataattttccgaAGTAATAATACTCTGAATTTCATTGCTGTGGACAAAATAATATCCTCCTTATACACCCTCATATCGGTGAATGAACTAAAATTTCATTTAAAAAAGACCAGAGAATGTGATATGCCTAATTCATTCTCAAAAGAATGTGATTTGCCTAATTTTAAATCGATGTATACATCTCTAATGTTTCACTTCTTGTCTACAGGCACATACATATCTTGCACCTTTCTCTTATATTCTTCTTTCATTTTGACATTGACCTACAAGTGACATCTGATAGTAAGGTTTCTTATAATTAGGTGGTTGAAGTAAATGCAAGAGTTGAGCCACCAGGAGAAAATAATGTTCACAATAATGCGTTTTATGCTGCAGAGAGATTGCTTAGAACTGAATTGGAAGCAATGCGTGATTGTAATCCTCTAACTGCTCGCCATTGGATTGTAAGTTTCCTTCTCTCCTGCAGAGGCTTTTCTTTCAAAGGATAAACTCAAGCTTAAAAGGATTATGTAATGCTTTTACATAAATGCTGAAGCTCCTATTCTCTGCCTAAACAATGTTATGGTATGAAATTTTTGTTTCATGTATTGTATTCCTTCATCCTTCTAGCAAAAGCTGAAGGCGGAGGCTGTAACTTGTCTATTCTGTTTACATAGAATACTGCAATCTATAGATAATGGCACATAGTTATACATTTTGCAAATCTGCCACAGTTAATGTTTATCTAATTTGTTATGGTAGTTGTGAAGTCAGCACATGTTTTCTAGTGGTATTTTACTTTTCTATCATCTGTACCTTAAGAATCATCGTTTGTCTGTTACCAAAAAAAATCATCGTCTGTCTAATTTAAgttatttgtcattgtcttctGTATTTGTATACGTGTGGTGTGTTTTGGGCAGTAGTTTTGCCTCCTTTTTGGAAATGATGGTTGAACCATATTCCGTTTCAATATTTAGATCCGGAATACAAGAACAGTCAATCGCACGGGGCAGTTAACTGGTTACAAGCTAGTACCAGGTACAAACTGTCTGCCACTAGCTGGATCAGAGGCAAAATTCTTGAGAAGAGCTGCTTTCTTAAAGCATAATCTTTGGGTCACCCCTTACTCTGGTGATGAGATGTTTCCTGGAGGAGAATTTCCTAATCAAAATCCTCGTGTTGGTGAGGGATTGGCTACTTGGGTTAAGCAGAATCGATCCCTGGAAGAAACACAGATAGTTCTTTGGTTAGTCCATCCTCCTTGATACAGATTAAAGATCTTATGGCAACTAAAAGTATGCTAGTTGATATGATAAACTGcataaatacatattttatcCTGTGTTTTGGCCATTCTCATGTGTCACATTTGTAATTTCAATGGCTATCATCTGAAGAAAGAACTTCACAATGACAAGACTTGCAAAAGAGGAACCACTGAAAAATATGCTGTTAACATGCACAAAAATGGGTTTTGGGCCAccgggggggtgggggtgggtgggTTGGGGTTTAATGATGGGAAAATGGACAAAACATGAGGTAGAAACCGCTGAAATGACACTGCATTTCTATCGAGGTCGTTATTATATATTTCTGGTTATATTGGGTGCTGACTACGTTTTCTAATTTTCCAGGTATGTTTTTGGACTTATACATGTTCCGCGCCTAGAAGACTGGCCTGTTATGCCTGTGGAGCACATTGGTTTTATGCTCCAGGTACAATAATATTGGGCTATgacatttttctttcttgattGGCAATGTCATCTGACATACAATATAAATCGCATTTGACTGGTCAGCATCTGAAACGACTGATGGACTGTGTTCCCATTTAAACTTTCCTTTCACAAGTGTTTAGTTTTATCTAATTCTTGTCCCATTTACTTTTTCATTATGAATTTGGACTGGGAATGGTTGGAGAGTGTTTCTCGGGAACATCATCGCAAGCACTGACCAAGACATTTGTCCCTGAATCTGTCCTTGAGTTTGTGTTGGTAGAAGATTTATTGAACTTATATACTTGCTTTTGGATTTGTTTGGTTGGCTCTGCCTcaagttcttttctttttgaagcaATCTGTTTCTTTCGAGGATATATCCATCATTTGTTAAAACTGCAATGAGTCTTCTTAGATCCTAGCTTCACGTCACTAATGTAGATTAATGTTGTTCATGATGCAGCCTCATGGGTTCTTCAATTGCTCCCCAGCTGTTGATGTTCCTCCCAGCACAGCTGACTCGGATATTAAGGAAAACGGGGTAGTGACTAAGTCTTGTCACGACGGTGGTATAATGGCTAAGCTTTGATAGATTCAAGCTAGCTTTGCCTTCTAGGATTGGTTCATGTAACTTCGCATAAATTGGGTCATCTTCCTGTTTGGAGCCTGTATAATATAGTAGCCGTTTCTTAAATATTATTCTGATATACACACCCATCCGAACTAATTTTGAAAGAGTGGTCCCTTTCAAAAGTGGCTTTATAGAACCATCGGATATCTATGCTATAGAAGCCCAAGCTCAATTAGAGGAGTATTGCATAGACTATTCTGGAGTAAACTCTTATGATGTGGTAAAACTTTTAATGGGATGTGTAGTTTTCATCATGTTAATTAAGCTATATCACCTGTAGCATGCGTTGGTAAACTTCAGACACAACTTCctctttatcttcttctttttctcctctttGTAGTATCTGTTATTTGTGAATTTCTTTGGTAAGGAAGACAGTTGTTTGACTGTAGCACTCCTTTCATCTCCAGTCGTTTTCAATGTCACCACATACTTGGCAGGGTCGAACTCACACGTGCTGCACATACATGATTGTTTCTTCTCAACGTTGGACTTTATATTTTCTGTTTTGGGTTGAGATTCTCACTGTGTTTTTTTTACTGAATACATGAAACTTGgctttcaaaagaaaaaaaaggaaaaaccacCCACAATGGGTGGAATTACAAATATCCCCATCATCCCCGCATCAACAGAAGTTAATAAGGGGAGTCCCATCATTCCCTCGTCAATAAAAATTCTGTACACCTACACTTAAAAAATCCCTTCATAATATCTTGCTTCCATGAAATTGATTTATTCATATCTTTCTTCGATGAAATCGATTTCTTTCTTCCAGTTTATTGATGTCTGCTCCATTGGAGATTCCACCTATATATGCATCTATGCATTTTCTTTTTATGCGACAGGTATGTGATCTTAAGAATTAGGTTCGGGAGTTGCTTTTTAAATTTAAGGTGTCGGTAATAAAAAAGATTCTTCCATATTCTTGGCAAACTTCACGAATAAGTGTCTGAAGTTTGTCTTTGGAATGTGTTTGATAATATGTCTAATATTTAAGTAGTAACTTTTAGGTATGAAATTAGGCATAAATGTATGAGATTTGCCTTGCGTATTTCTAAAGTTCAGATAAAAATGTTTGAAGTTTGCTTGCATAAGCAATATGCCAAACTTCACAGGCGAAAATTTTGCAACTTTAATCGCGTATGTCTGAAGTGATTCTGAAGTAGTTAAACTTAcaaaaatttctaaatttcgGCTATT from Nicotiana tabacum cultivar K326 chromosome 24, ASM71507v2, whole genome shotgun sequence includes:
- the LOC107778057 gene encoding amine oxidase [copper-containing] zeta, peroxisomal-like: MASTQEKATASSPSRNASAAQFSPEWTAAGTVAEISDRSSTTRSAANAKTTATAAVAVIDSIDRPSLPNAPAVKGLPTLLRAQSHHPLDPLTAAEIAVAVATVRAAGSTPEVRDSMRFVEAVLVEPDKSVIALADAYFFPPFQPSLLPRTKGGPVIPSKLPPRKARLIVYNKKSNETSIWIVELSEVHAVTRGGHHRGKVISSKVVPDIQPPMDAAEYAECEAVVKDFPPFRDAMKKRGIDDMELVMVDAWCAGYFSEADAPNRRLGKPLIFCRTESDCPMENGYARPVEGIHILVDMQNMVVIEFEDRKVVPLPPADPLRNYTPGETRGGVDRSDVKPLLISQPEGPSFRVSGHFVEWQKWNFRIGFTPREGLVIYSVAYVDGSRGRRPVAHRLSFIEMVVPYGDPNEPHYRKNAFDAGEDGLGKNAHSLKKGCDCLGYIKYFDAHFTNFTGGVETIENCVCLHEEDHGILWKHQDWRTGLAEVRRSRRLTVSFICTVANYEYGFYWHFYQDGKIEAEVKLTGILSLGALLPGEVRKYGTTIAPGLYAPVHQHFFVARMDMAVDCKPGEAHNQVVEVNARVEPPGENNVHNNAFYAAERLLRTELEAMRDCNPLTARHWIIRNTRTVNRTGQLTGYKLVPGTNCLPLAGSEAKFLRRAAFLKHNLWVTPYSGDEMFPGGEFPNQNPRVGEGLATWVKQNRSLEETQIVLWYVFGLIHVPRLEDWPVMPVEHIGFMLQPHGFFNCSPAVDVPPSTADSDIKENGVVTKSCHDGGIMAKL